The following coding sequences are from one Elusimicrobiota bacterium window:
- a CDS encoding gliding motility-associated C-terminal domain-containing protein encodes MNKFLISFFSIVIFSCGVAFASYSGSISSSTITCSVTLSSPTIPAISISHVPLTSVTTNYAVINGTVTSANVNIDNIYIFYYQDGTSVSSNTISVGGSTSTYVFSSTCPVNISLSSVNFYYRIYAVASTTNAYSPSGGGYYTVPIAGPKIIHSQIQRISPVNRVVVATGTVSDSVGLWYVTMSHWTDSYSTPTVSTITIPNSFKLYNFQFATSARSDANIFYYYLKTVSTSSDTIQTSIYTVPISSSITQGIASTGGTITLYNGDQTKGNTSLVVPQGALSALTNITIEELSPTDTSVPYRENIKPLSAFKFTPEGLRFDKNVTLNIYYPNVNWTDAQKNNLKIMWWDGFDWRVVGGTVNIQTNIVTAYITHFSLYGIFSAPSLSDDDYRPKEKIITPNQDGINDIATFGGLSGDDSVNIFDVRGRKVRKISDTNIWDGKDDSGSFVESGVYVYQIKANGKTISGVIAVAK; translated from the coding sequence ATGAATAAGTTTCTTATATCATTTTTTTCAATAGTTATTTTTTCTTGCGGGGTTGCCTTTGCCTCATATTCCGGATCAATCTCGTCTTCTACTATAACCTGTTCGGTAACACTTTCCTCTCCGACTATACCGGCGATATCAATCAGCCACGTTCCTTTAACAAGCGTCACAACAAATTACGCGGTGATTAACGGAACAGTCACTTCTGCCAATGTTAATATTGATAATATTTATATTTTTTATTACCAGGACGGGACGAGCGTTTCATCAAATACGATATCTGTTGGAGGAAGCACGAGCACTTACGTTTTTAGTTCTACTTGCCCGGTTAACATATCATTAAGTTCAGTTAATTTCTATTACCGGATTTATGCGGTTGCATCAACGACCAATGCGTATTCTCCTTCCGGAGGAGGTTATTACACGGTTCCCATTGCGGGCCCCAAGATCATACACAGTCAAATCCAGAGGATTTCGCCTGTCAACAGGGTTGTCGTTGCCACCGGAACTGTAAGCGACTCGGTCGGTTTATGGTATGTTACTATGAGTCATTGGACAGACAGTTATTCTACGCCCACTGTCAGTACGATAACTATCCCGAATAGTTTTAAACTATATAATTTCCAATTCGCGACTTCAGCTAGAAGCGACGCAAATATATTTTATTATTATCTTAAAACCGTAAGCACTAGCAGTGATACAATACAAACCTCGATTTATACGGTTCCTATAAGTTCAAGTATAACCCAGGGGATTGCTTCAACAGGCGGAACAATAACACTTTATAACGGCGATCAAACAAAGGGTAATACTTCTTTAGTTGTTCCACAAGGAGCCTTATCAGCTTTAACAAATATTACCATTGAAGAACTTTCTCCGACGGATACTTCTGTTCCGTACAGGGAAAACATAAAACCTCTCTCCGCTTTCAAATTTACGCCGGAAGGCTTGAGGTTTGATAAGAACGTAACATTAAATATTTATTACCCGAATGTAAACTGGACCGATGCCCAGAAAAACAATTTAAAGATAATGTGGTGGGATGGTTTTGATTGGCGGGTTGTAGGCGGGACCGTTAATATTCAAACTAACATTGTTACCGCATATATCACGCATTTCAGCCTTTACGGAATATTTTCTGCTCCGTCGCTTTCTGATGACGATTATCGGCCGAAAGAAAAAATAATTACGCCTAATCAGGACGGCATAAATGATATCGCGACCTTTGGAGGGCTTTCGGGCGACGATAGTGTGAATATTTTTGATGTTAGAGGCAGAAAGGTCCGTAAAATAAGCGACACAAATATTTGGGACGGAAAAGATGACTCCGGCAGTTTTGTTGAAAGCGGAGTCTATGTATATCAGATTAAAGCTAACGGCAAAACAATAAGCGGAGTTATTGCAGTAGCTAAATGA